From a single Silene latifolia isolate original U9 population chromosome 6, ASM4854445v1, whole genome shotgun sequence genomic region:
- the LOC141586934 gene encoding mannosyltransferase APTG1 isoform X2 produces MLNQEMRLRQSASVANKTEINVLDTFEGNVKKSTSSDGSWKRIFYICLGVRMVNSLLVQTYFNPDEHWQSLEVAHRLVFGYGHLTWEWEKGIRSYLHPLLFAILYKVLAFLHLDTPLFMMKAPRLLQAFFAAICDLYLYRYSDIIFGNQVAQWTIFSQFINWFVFFCCTRTLSNSLETVLTVISLYYWPCMRVGSDQISPSSRKKALVIAALACAIRPTSAILWLYVGFLELCMASDKLKFIFLETIPIGTIVLGITSLLDRLMYGSWIIVPFNFLRFNFFSSGGDYYGTHPWHWYLTQGFPVMLFTFLPFSVAGIIYSKHWKLSGLIGWVIGIYSILGHKEFRFIFPVLPIALIFAGCSLASLRKLDLPIGKGKRISSAHSRLPSKLRLSVFFLLATNIPMGLYMSLVHQRGTEDVMHYLSKEAQNGEVRGVLFLTPCHATPYYSALHQNLPMSFLDCTPSEQSGVPDESDRFMLDPFAFTSDFARNWSLPSHIVMFDSEETKLKGLLISLNFREVKRFFHAQFKVDRDLQAAVVVYAYMGW; encoded by the exons ATGTTAAATCAGGAGATGAGACTGAGACAGTCTGCTAGTGTTGCTAACAAGACGGAAATAAATGTTCTGGACACATTTGAGGGTAATGTAAAGAAGAGTACAAGTTCTGATGGATCATGGAAGCGGATATTTTATATTTGTTTGGGTGTTCGTATGGTTAATTCGTTACTGGTGCAGACGTATTTTAACCCGGATGAACATTGGCAGTCCCTTGAAGTTGCACATCGTCTTGTTTTTGG ATATGGACATCTTACGTGGGAATGGGAAAAAGGAATTCGTAGCTACTTGCATCCTCTCTTGTTTGCTATATTGTATAAAGTCCTGGCTTTTCTTCATCTTGATACCCCTTTGTTCATG ATGAAGGCACCACGGCTGCTGCAGGCGTTCTTTGCCGCAATATGTGATTTGTACTTGTATCGATATTCGGACATAATTTTCGGGAATCAGGTTGCACAGTGGACT ATATTCTCCCAGTTCATAAACTGGTTTGTATTTTTCTGTTGTACAAGAACCCTATCAAATAGCTTGGAGACTGTTCTTACAGTAATCAGCCTATATTACTGGCCTTGTATGAGAGTCGGATCTGATCAAATCTCTCCAAGTTCAAGAAAGAAAGCTTTGGTTATTGCTGCGCTAGCATGTGCAATTCGGCCAACCAGTGCTATTTTATGGTTGTATGTCGGCTTTTTAGAGTTGTGCATGGCTTCTGACAAATTGAAGTTCATCTTTCTTGAGACGATTCCTATTGG GACTATAGTGCTTGGAATCACATCTCTTTTGGATCGTTTGATGTATGGCTCTTGGATCATTGTGCCTTTTAATTTTCTAAGATTCAACTTCTTCTCCTCTGGTGGAGACTATTATGGAACTCACCCATGGCACTGGTACCTCACTCAAGGTTTCCCAGTAATGCTTTTCACTTTCTTGCCATTTTCTGTGGCAGGAATAATTTATTCAAAGCATTGGAAGCTCTCTGGTCTTATTGGATGGGTTATAGGGATTTACAGTATTCTTGGTCACAAAGAATTCAG GTTTATCTTTCCTGTGCTTCCAATAGCATTGATCTTTGCAGGATGTTCCCTTGCTTCTCTAAGAAAACTAGATTTACCTATTGGTAAAGGCAAAAGGATCTCAAGTGCACATAGTAGGTTGCCGTCAAAGTTGCGACTATCTGTGTTTTTCTTGCTAGCAACCAATATTCCAATGGGCCTATATATGAGCTTGGTTCACCAG AGAGGAACTGAAGATGTAATGCACTATCTTTCCAAAGAAGCACAAAACGGTGAAGTCAGAGGTGTACTCTTTCTAACACCTTGTCATGCTACGCCTTATTATTCTGCTCTTCACCAAAATCTGCCAATGAGCTTCTTGGACTGTACACCCAG TGAACAAAGCGGAGTACCAGATGAATCGGATCGTTTTATGCTGGACCCATTTGCATTTACGTCAGATTTTGCAAGAAATTGGTCATTACCCAGTCACATTGTCATGTTTGACTCCGAAGAAACGAAGTTAAAAGGTCTTCTAATATCACTTAATTTCAGAGAG GTGAAACGATTTTTTCATGCTCAATTCAAGGTAGACCGAGATCTTCAAGCAGCCGTTGTCGTGTACGCATACATGGGCTGGTGA
- the LOC141586934 gene encoding mannosyltransferase APTG1 isoform X1 encodes MRLRQSASVANKTEINVLDTFEGNVKKSTSSDGSWKRIFYICLGVRMVNSLLVQTYFNPDEHWQSLEVAHRLVFGYGHLTWEWEKGIRSYLHPLLFAILYKVLAFLHLDTPLFMMKAPRLLQAFFAAICDLYLYRYSDIIFGNQVAQWTIFSQFINWFVFFCCTRTLSNSLETVLTVISLYYWPCMRVGSDQISPSSRKKALVIAALACAIRPTSAILWLYVGFLELCMASDKLKFIFLETIPIGTIVLGITSLLDRLMYGSWIIVPFNFLRFNFFSSGGDYYGTHPWHWYLTQGFPVMLFTFLPFSVAGIIYSKHWKLSGLIGWVIGIYSILGHKEFRFIFPVLPIALIFAGCSLASLRKLDLPIGKGKRISSAHSRLPSKLRLSVFFLLATNIPMGLYMSLVHQRGTEDVMHYLSKEAQNGEVRGVLFLTPCHATPYYSALHQNLPMSFLDCTPSEQSGVPDESDRFMLDPFAFTSDFARNWSLPSHIVMFDSEETKLKGLLISLNFREVKRFFHAQFKVDRDLQAAVVVYAYMGW; translated from the exons ATGAGACTGAGACAGTCTGCTAGTGTTGCTAACAAGACGGAAATAAATGTTCTGGACACATTTGAGGGTAATGTAAAGAAGAGTACAAGTTCTGATGGATCATGGAAGCGGATATTTTATATTTGTTTGGGTGTTCGTATGGTTAATTCGTTACTGGTGCAGACGTATTTTAACCCGGATGAACATTGGCAGTCCCTTGAAGTTGCACATCGTCTTGTTTTTGG ATATGGACATCTTACGTGGGAATGGGAAAAAGGAATTCGTAGCTACTTGCATCCTCTCTTGTTTGCTATATTGTATAAAGTCCTGGCTTTTCTTCATCTTGATACCCCTTTGTTCATG ATGAAGGCACCACGGCTGCTGCAGGCGTTCTTTGCCGCAATATGTGATTTGTACTTGTATCGATATTCGGACATAATTTTCGGGAATCAGGTTGCACAGTGGACT ATATTCTCCCAGTTCATAAACTGGTTTGTATTTTTCTGTTGTACAAGAACCCTATCAAATAGCTTGGAGACTGTTCTTACAGTAATCAGCCTATATTACTGGCCTTGTATGAGAGTCGGATCTGATCAAATCTCTCCAAGTTCAAGAAAGAAAGCTTTGGTTATTGCTGCGCTAGCATGTGCAATTCGGCCAACCAGTGCTATTTTATGGTTGTATGTCGGCTTTTTAGAGTTGTGCATGGCTTCTGACAAATTGAAGTTCATCTTTCTTGAGACGATTCCTATTGG GACTATAGTGCTTGGAATCACATCTCTTTTGGATCGTTTGATGTATGGCTCTTGGATCATTGTGCCTTTTAATTTTCTAAGATTCAACTTCTTCTCCTCTGGTGGAGACTATTATGGAACTCACCCATGGCACTGGTACCTCACTCAAGGTTTCCCAGTAATGCTTTTCACTTTCTTGCCATTTTCTGTGGCAGGAATAATTTATTCAAAGCATTGGAAGCTCTCTGGTCTTATTGGATGGGTTATAGGGATTTACAGTATTCTTGGTCACAAAGAATTCAG GTTTATCTTTCCTGTGCTTCCAATAGCATTGATCTTTGCAGGATGTTCCCTTGCTTCTCTAAGAAAACTAGATTTACCTATTGGTAAAGGCAAAAGGATCTCAAGTGCACATAGTAGGTTGCCGTCAAAGTTGCGACTATCTGTGTTTTTCTTGCTAGCAACCAATATTCCAATGGGCCTATATATGAGCTTGGTTCACCAG AGAGGAACTGAAGATGTAATGCACTATCTTTCCAAAGAAGCACAAAACGGTGAAGTCAGAGGTGTACTCTTTCTAACACCTTGTCATGCTACGCCTTATTATTCTGCTCTTCACCAAAATCTGCCAATGAGCTTCTTGGACTGTACACCCAG TGAACAAAGCGGAGTACCAGATGAATCGGATCGTTTTATGCTGGACCCATTTGCATTTACGTCAGATTTTGCAAGAAATTGGTCATTACCCAGTCACATTGTCATGTTTGACTCCGAAGAAACGAAGTTAAAAGGTCTTCTAATATCACTTAATTTCAGAGAG GTGAAACGATTTTTTCATGCTCAATTCAAGGTAGACCGAGATCTTCAAGCAGCCGTTGTCGTGTACGCATACATGGGCTGGTGA
- the LOC141586936 gene encoding uncharacterized protein LOC141586936 gives MELNDDDWDLNLTAEELDSLERDALRQISQRNSSSSSIPNHLPHSTNIHNPIRPQVDAPLGSRVLPSSVTPKVADDSSKEGPKQTMKFFLHATGNIAARFPYDQVLVNTIKKIPKATWNAKERLWIFPLSSLSSAEDIIKEARNPRIEVENLDPLVRRAIAAATAVPDLRDQYDRIPNDLESKLLAFQRDGVRFVLQHGGRALVADEMGLGKTLQAIAVTTCVREAWPVLVLTPSSLRLHWASMIQEWLKIPPSDIVVVLSQWGGSNRAGFSVVSSTKGVVRLDGLFNIISYDTVPKLQGTLMSSQFKVVIADESHYLKNAQAKRTAATLPVLVKAQYVILLSGTPALSRPIELFKQLEALYPDVYKNVHEYGSRYCRGGVFGQYQGASNHEELHNLIKATLMIRRLKKDVLSELPVKRRQQVFLDLAEKDLKQIKALFLELGVLKDRIKASKSKEEHDSLKFSEKSLINKIYNDSAEAKIPAVLEYLSTVVEAGCKFLIFAHHQPMIEAIHQFLQKKKVGCIRIDGSTPAASRQGFVTDFQEKDTIRAAVLSIKAGGVGLTLTAASTVIFAELSWTPGDLIQAEDRAHRIGQVSSVNVYYLIANDTVDDIIWDVVHRKLENLGQVLDGEENKMEVTDNHPKYSPMKRKATEPSGSQPNCSPGKQKTIDFYMKRCSSSDHASVEPRLK, from the exons ATGGAATTGAATGACGATGATTGGGATTTGAATTTGACTGCTGAGGAACTTGATTCCCTTGAACGCGATGCTCTCCGCCAAATTTCTCAACGCAATTCATCCTCTTCTTCAATTCCCAACCATCTACCGCATTCAACCAACATTCACAACCCTATTCGCCCTCAA GTTGACGCTCCTTTAGGATCCAGAGTCTTGCCATCATCCGTCACACCAAAAGTAGCTG ACGATTCATCAAAGGAGGGCCCAAAGCAGACAATGAAGTTCTTTCTTCATGCTACTGGAAACATAGCTGCCAGATTCCCATATGACCAG GTTCTTGTAAATACCATCAAGAAGATCCCCAAGGCTACGTGGAATGCAAAAGAAAG GTTGTGGATCTTCCCGCTGTCTTCCTTATCATCTGCTGAAGATATTATTAAGGAAGCTCGCAATCCAAGAATTGAG GTAGAAAATTTGGATCCTCTGGTTCGGCGAGCTATAGCTGCTGCTACTGCTGTTCCAGATCTTCGAG ATCAATATGACAGGATTCCTAATGATCTTGAATCAAaacttttagctttccaacgggaTGGTGTCAG gtttgtgTTGCAGCATGGAGGACGTGCCCTTGTGGCTGATGAAATGGGTTTGGGTAAGACTTTGCAG GCGATTGCTGTAACCACATGTGTCAGGGAAGCATGGCCAGTTTTGGTGCTTACGCCTTCTTCTCTACGATTGCATTGGGCTTCT ATGATTCAGGAATGGTTAAAGATTCCTCCATCAGATATTGTT GTAGTATTATCACAGTGGGGTGGATCAAATAGAGCGGGGTTTTCTGTTGTATCCTCAACGAAAGGGGTAGTTCGTCTTGATGGCCTTTTTAACATCATTTCCTATGATACTGTTCCCAAATTACAGGGAACGCTGATGTCATCACAATTCAAG GTTGTAATTGCGGATGAGTCACATTATTTGAAGAATGCTCAAGCAAAAAGGACAGCCGCCACACTACCAGTTTTAGTG AAAGCCCAGTATGTAATCTTACTTAGTGGCACTCCTGCTTTATCAAGGCCTATTGAGTTATTCAAGCAG CTAGAAGCCTTGTATCCTGATGTATACAAAAATGTACATGAATATGGCAGCCGATACTGTAGGGGT GGTGTATTTGGACAATACCAAGGGGCAAGCAACCATGAAGAATTGCACAATTTGATTAAAGCAACACTGATGATACGCAGACTAAAGAAAGATGTTCTTTCTGAGCTACCTGTAAAACGTAGGCAACAG GTGTTTCTGGATTTGGCGGAGAAGGATCTGAAGCAAATCAAAGCACTTTTTCTTGAG TTAGGTGTGCTGAAAGACAGGATAAAGGCTAGTAAGTCGAAGGAAGAGCATGATTCTCTTAAATTTTCTGAAAAGAGCCTCATTAATAAG ATATATAATGATTCTGCAGAAGCTAAGATTCCGGCTGTTCTGGAGTATCTGAGCACAGTTGTTGAG GCTGGATGTAAATTTCTAATATTCGCACATCATCAACCCATGATTGAAGCGATACACCAGTTCCTCCAG AAGAAAAAAGTTGGCTGCATTCGTATTGATGGCAGCACGCCTGCGGCATCAAGACAAGGTTTTGTAACAGATTTTCAGGAAAAAGACACAATAAGAGCTGCTGTT CTTTCAATCAAAGCTGGAGGAGTGGGTCTAACTTTAACAGCTGCAAGCACAGTTATCTTTGCGGAGTTGTCTTGGACCCCTGGTGATTTGATACAGGCAGAAGATCGTGCTCATAGAATTGGTCAG gtcTCGTCTGTCAATGTCTACTATCTGATAGCAAATGACACAGTTGATGACATTATCTG GGATGTTGTTCATCGCAAGTTAGAGAATCTGGGACag GTTCTGGATGGAGAAGAGAATAAGATGGAAGTCACAGACAACCATCCAAAATATAGCCCTATGAAACGGAAAGCCACAGAACCCTCGGGTAGCCAGCCTAATTGTAGCCCGGGAAAGCAGAAAACGATCGACTTCTACATGAAACGCTGCAGCAGCTCAGACCATGCCAGTGTTGAGCCAAGACTGAAATAA